In Arctopsyche grandis isolate Sample6627 chromosome 13, ASM5162203v2, whole genome shotgun sequence, one DNA window encodes the following:
- the LOC143921480 gene encoding uncharacterized protein LOC143921480, with the protein MEFPMQCRLCLSSGPAEVFVFIHGNRHPHLARRISSCCQLQVEKDDGLPDTICLSCENNLELLISFRKVCHQSDEISKLKLKKRVDIKPEEVFLEDLIWDNECDNKTPPNVNNIPVKDQMKDKLNKCDICLKSFDQSADLKSHKKTHNKEMYKCNICHKTFTRRMYILRHIKNHSELKPYNCDICLKSFAQKAYLIRHIKLHSGLKPYKCDICIKSFARKAHLVMHKTTHTKKTRLKNVVKKCGKLKKSFKCGICLKTFIRKYNFLKHIETHTGMTPYKCKICLKSFTQKYSFLQHMKTHGIKPFKCDICLKSFAQKAYLMRHIKGHTGMKPYNCDICLKSFVSKETLIGHIKTHIGLKPYKCDVCSISFAQKGHLVRHIRTHTTEKPYYCDICLKSFAHKDYLFTHIKTHAGLKPYQCDICLKFFASRVSLRHILSHYKQKP; encoded by the coding sequence GTCGAGAAGGATGACGGATTGCCAGATACGATATGTCTTTCTTGTGaaaacaatctggaattgctcatCAGTTTTCGAAAAGTTTGCCATCAAAGTGACGAAATATCGAAACTGAAGCTTAAAAAGCGTGTAGATATCAAACCAGAAGAAGTTTTTttagaagatttaatatgggacaATGAGTGTGATAATAAAACGCCACCAAACGTTAACAACATTCCTGTTAAGGATCAGATGAAGGATAAGTtaaataaatgtgatatttgtttaaaatcgtttgatCAATCAGCTGACCTCAAGAGTCATAAAAAAACTCATAATAaggaaatgtataaatgtaatatttgtcacAAAACTTTCACTCGAAGAATGTATATTCTTAGACACATCAAAAATCATTCTGAATTAAAACCATAcaattgtgacatttgtttaaaatcattcgctCAAAAGGCTTATCTCATTAGACACATTAAACTTCACAGCGGGttgaaaccatacaaatgtgacatttgcatAAAGTCATTCGCTCGAAAAGCCCACCTTGTAATGCACAAAACAACTCACACTAAAAAGACTAGGTTAAAAAATGTGGTTAAAAAATGTGGtaagttaaaaaaatcattcaaatgtggcatttgtttaaaaacgttcattcgaaaatataatttcttgaAACACATTGAAACTCATACTGGTATGACaccatataaatgtaaaatttgtttaaagtcGTTCACTCAAAAATATTCTTTCTTGCAACACATGAAAACTCATGGGATAAAACCatttaaatgtgacatttgtttaaaatcattcgcaCAAAAAGCTTATCTCATGAGACACATTAAAGGTCATACTGGGATGAAACCTTAcaattgtgacatttgtttaaagtcGTTCGTTTCTAAAGAGACTCTCATTGGACACATTAAAACTCATATTGGCTTAAAACCAtataaatgtgacgtttgttcaaTATCATTCGCTCAAAAAGGCCATCTTGTGAGGCACATAAGAACTCATACTACTGAAAAACCATACtattgtgacatttgtttaaagtcATTCGCTCACAAAGATTATCTCTTTACACACATTAAAACTCATGCTGGTTtaaaaccataccaatgtgatatttgtttaaaattcttCGCTTCCAGAGTAAGTCTCAGACACATATTATCTCATTATAAGCAGaaaccataa